Proteins encoded together in one Deltaproteobacteria bacterium window:
- a CDS encoding CoA transferase, giving the protein MGPLQGLRVIDLTDDLGRFATKLLAEMGADVVRVHDGAGVTHGPAMNAPSANARGGLLDWWLDASKRIVPLQLGTAQGASAYRQLASGADLVVETLAPGRLAALGLDYADLTAANPRLVHVSLTPFGRTGPRAGWVASDLVTAALSGVLSVCGTPEQAVVPWGRQSFAAASIVAALAGLACARAARETGRGEFVDISAQEAVTSSLEQPWFQFHYDDVQPGFAKIAPRQGSLHWSRGYLVLPAKTGACMITPTPAPAALHQWLVEEGVPGAKELVPAGEQVTLMHLPALVGLAAQFALKHDAKWLFHEAQKRHLAWGQVQTVRDLEANEQLAFRGAFVPAQGDASVRRGRFPIVFGGTPCAAPAGPAQRALDEVLAAWTPRAAVTTSAPPKRRPLEGMRVLDFSWVLAGPFACRMLGDLGADVVKLQTAARATSVNDPNAGFYATFNRSKRSVALDMKAQGSLAIMRKLVESADVVIENYAAGVLARWGLTWDTLRSWNPRLVYVTMSGCGHEGPWNGVVSYGPTVQALCGLTALSNPPGRGDVGVGYALNDMAAGGLAALAVIAALEARERTGEGQLVDIAQLEVGSYMVGAAVMDVLTNGRAAEPNGNVDPYAAFAVNDVFKASDGEIAITTRSDAELAALRRVTGGGPEALAAWCAARSAADAMHALQAAGVPAGRVQNAQHLFADDAQLAARDFFRTLESPVFGVRPHERFPALFSASALDPYLRAPAYVGEHNVEVLGACGVSEEEVAAAIADGRLA; this is encoded by the coding sequence ATGGGACCGCTGCAGGGCCTGCGAGTCATCGATCTCACGGACGACCTAGGCCGCTTCGCGACGAAGCTGCTCGCCGAGATGGGCGCCGACGTGGTGCGCGTCCACGACGGCGCGGGCGTGACGCACGGGCCGGCGATGAACGCGCCCTCGGCGAACGCGCGCGGCGGCTTGCTCGACTGGTGGCTCGACGCGAGCAAGCGGATCGTGCCGCTGCAGCTGGGCACCGCGCAGGGCGCGAGCGCCTATCGCCAGCTCGCGAGCGGCGCCGACCTCGTGGTCGAGACGCTCGCGCCCGGCCGCCTCGCCGCGCTCGGCCTCGACTACGCGGACCTAACAGCTGCGAACCCGCGCCTGGTTCACGTGAGCCTCACGCCGTTCGGCCGCACCGGCCCGCGCGCGGGCTGGGTGGCGAGCGATCTCGTGACGGCCGCACTGAGCGGTGTGCTCTCGGTGTGCGGAACACCCGAGCAGGCCGTGGTGCCGTGGGGGCGGCAGAGCTTCGCGGCGGCGTCGATCGTCGCCGCGCTCGCGGGCCTCGCGTGCGCGCGCGCCGCGCGCGAGACGGGGCGCGGAGAGTTCGTCGACATCTCGGCGCAGGAGGCGGTCACGTCGAGCCTCGAGCAGCCGTGGTTCCAGTTCCACTACGACGACGTGCAGCCCGGCTTCGCGAAGATCGCGCCGCGCCAGGGCAGCCTGCACTGGTCGCGCGGCTACCTCGTGCTGCCCGCGAAAACGGGCGCGTGCATGATCACGCCCACGCCTGCACCCGCGGCGCTGCATCAGTGGCTCGTGGAAGAAGGCGTGCCCGGCGCGAAGGAGCTCGTGCCGGCAGGCGAGCAGGTCACGCTGATGCACCTGCCCGCGCTGGTCGGCCTCGCCGCGCAGTTCGCGCTGAAGCACGACGCGAAGTGGCTGTTTCACGAGGCGCAGAAGCGCCACCTCGCGTGGGGCCAGGTGCAGACCGTGCGCGACCTCGAGGCGAACGAGCAGCTCGCCTTCCGCGGCGCGTTCGTGCCGGCGCAGGGCGACGCGAGCGTGCGCCGCGGCCGCTTCCCGATCGTGTTCGGCGGCACGCCGTGCGCTGCGCCTGCGGGTCCAGCTCAGAGGGCGCTCGATGAGGTGCTCGCCGCCTGGACGCCGCGCGCGGCCGTAACAACTTCGGCGCCGCCGAAGCGCCGGCCGCTCGAAGGCATGCGCGTGCTCGACTTCAGCTGGGTGCTCGCGGGCCCGTTCGCGTGCCGCATGCTCGGCGATCTGGGCGCCGACGTGGTGAAGCTGCAGACCGCCGCGCGTGCCACCAGCGTGAACGATCCCAACGCGGGCTTCTACGCCACGTTCAACCGCTCCAAGCGCAGCGTCGCGCTCGACATGAAGGCGCAGGGCTCGCTCGCGATCATGCGCAAGCTCGTCGAGAGCGCGGACGTGGTGATCGAGAACTACGCCGCGGGCGTGCTCGCGCGCTGGGGCCTCACGTGGGACACGCTGCGTTCGTGGAACCCGCGGCTCGTGTACGTGACGATGAGCGGCTGCGGGCACGAGGGGCCGTGGAACGGCGTCGTCTCGTACGGGCCGACCGTGCAGGCGCTGTGCGGCCTGACGGCTCTCTCGAATCCGCCGGGCCGCGGCGACGTGGGCGTGGGCTACGCGCTGAACGACATGGCGGCCGGCGGGCTCGCGGCGCTCGCGGTGATCGCTGCGCTCGAGGCGCGCGAGCGCACGGGCGAGGGCCAGCTCGTCGACATCGCGCAGCTCGAAGTCGGCTCCTACATGGTCGGCGCCGCAGTGATGGACGTGCTCACGAACGGCCGCGCCGCCGAGCCGAACGGCAACGTCGATCCATACGCCGCTTTTGCCGTGAACGACGTGTTCAAAGCGAGCGACGGCGAGATCGCAATAACAACTCGAAGCGACGCCGAGCTCGCCGCATTGAGGCGCGTGACCGGCGGCGGCCCCGAGGCGCTCGCCGCGTGGTGCGCCGCGCGCAGCGCTGCGGACGCGATGCACGCCCTGCAAGCCGCGGGCGTGCCCGCGGGCCGCGTGCAGAACGCGCAGCATCTCTTCGCCGACGACGCGCAGCTCGCCGCGCGCGACTTCTTCCGCACGCTCGAATCGCCCGTGTTCGGCGTGCGCCCGCACGAGCGCTTCCCCGCTCTCTTCAGCGCGAGCGCGCTCGATCCCTACCTGCGCGCGCCGGCGTACGTGGGCGAGCACAACGTCGAAGTGCTCGGCGCGTGCGGCGTGAGCGAGGAGGAAGTTGCGGCGGCGATTGCGGACGGGCGGCTGGCGTGA
- a CDS encoding GNAT family N-acetyltransferase — MAIPDGYHVLPRGKLANVVSCLEMSAPPKMRGRGFAPGLALEPANRRDLTAYRALFAEVGADYLWFSRLVMPDVELARILGDERYEPYVLRERGRAIGILDLDFRDAGQCELAFFGLTASAIGTGAGAALMDAAIARAWSQAIARFWVHTCTHDHPSALGFYLRSGFRVYERRVEVHDDPRVSGHLPRSAAPQIPLIEA; from the coding sequence ATGGCGATTCCCGACGGCTACCACGTTCTTCCGCGCGGCAAGCTCGCCAACGTCGTGAGTTGCCTCGAGATGAGCGCGCCGCCGAAGATGCGCGGGCGCGGATTCGCGCCGGGCCTCGCGCTCGAGCCCGCGAATCGGCGCGACCTCACCGCGTACCGCGCGCTGTTTGCCGAAGTCGGCGCCGACTACCTGTGGTTCTCGCGTCTCGTGATGCCCGACGTGGAGCTGGCGCGCATCCTCGGCGACGAACGCTACGAGCCGTACGTGCTGCGTGAGCGCGGGCGCGCGATCGGGATCCTCGACCTCGACTTCCGCGACGCCGGCCAGTGCGAGCTCGCGTTCTTCGGCCTAACAGCTTCCGCGATCGGCACCGGCGCCGGCGCCGCGCTGATGGACGCCGCGATCGCGCGCGCGTGGTCGCAGGCGATCGCGCGCTTCTGGGTGCACACCTGCACGCACGATCACCCGAGCGCGCTCGGCTTCTACCTGCGCTCGGGCTTTCGCGTGTACGAGCGCCGCGTCGAGGTGCACGACGACCCGCGCGTGAGCGGTCATCTGCCGCGCAGCGCGGCGCCGCAGATTCCCCTGATCGAGGCGTAG
- a CDS encoding amidohydrolase family protein has protein sequence MPRTLSALLCLLLSTGASAELLGGSLVLRCGRVIDGVSPRVRRDIAIVIRDGRITDVGRIPRSARKLPTLDLREHTCLPGLIDLHTHLTDRPQDTADLRVYFTRTREEQLPLARENAAATLAAGFTSVRNVGTYVDGYDREMRDAIARGEYPGPRMQVSSPYLTIPGGGGDLRLPDVAEGDIPARVRMGVARGPELFRARAERALSLGADLVKVIASGAVLAFGNEPGAPEMTPEELRAVVEVALARGARVAAHAHGARSIREAILAGASTIEHASLIDDEGIRLAREHGVVLVMDVYNGDYIDSEGRAQGWPADFLRKNLDTTEAQRQAFTRALTAGATIAFGTDAGVFPHGQNARQFRVMVARGMTPLQAIQSATSVAARAMGWEDRVGALAPGRFGDVIALRGDPLSDITRLERLEVVVQGGIVKRAPAR, from the coding sequence ATGCCGCGAACGCTGAGCGCCCTGCTGTGTCTGTTGCTCTCCACTGGCGCGAGCGCCGAGCTGCTCGGCGGCTCGCTCGTGCTGCGCTGCGGGCGCGTGATCGACGGCGTCTCGCCGCGCGTGCGGCGCGACATCGCGATCGTGATTCGCGACGGGCGCATCACCGACGTCGGCCGCATCCCCCGCAGCGCGCGCAAGCTGCCCACGCTCGACTTGCGCGAGCACACGTGTCTGCCCGGCCTCATCGACTTGCACACGCACCTCACCGATCGCCCGCAAGACACCGCGGACCTGCGCGTCTACTTCACGCGCACGCGCGAGGAGCAGCTGCCGCTCGCGCGCGAGAACGCCGCGGCCACGCTCGCCGCCGGCTTCACGAGCGTGCGCAACGTGGGCACGTACGTCGACGGCTACGACCGCGAGATGCGCGACGCGATCGCGCGCGGCGAGTACCCGGGGCCGCGCATGCAGGTGAGCAGCCCGTACCTGACGATTCCGGGCGGCGGAGGGGACCTGCGGCTCCCCGATGTCGCGGAAGGCGACATCCCGGCGCGCGTGCGCATGGGCGTGGCGCGGGGACCGGAGCTGTTCCGCGCGAGAGCAGAGCGCGCCCTCTCGCTCGGCGCGGACCTCGTGAAGGTGATCGCGTCGGGCGCGGTGCTCGCCTTCGGCAATGAGCCCGGCGCGCCGGAGATGACGCCCGAGGAGCTGCGCGCGGTGGTCGAGGTCGCACTGGCGCGCGGCGCACGCGTGGCGGCGCACGCCCACGGCGCGCGCTCGATTCGCGAGGCGATCCTCGCCGGCGCGAGCACGATCGAGCACGCCTCGCTGATCGACGACGAGGGCATCCGCCTCGCGCGCGAGCACGGCGTGGTGCTGGTGATGGACGTCTACAACGGCGACTACATCGACAGCGAAGGCCGCGCGCAGGGTTGGCCCGCGGACTTCCTGCGCAAGAACCTCGACACGACCGAGGCGCAGCGTCAGGCCTTCACGCGCGCCCTAACAGCTGGCGCGACGATCGCCTTCGGCACGGACGCGGGCGTGTTTCCGCACGGGCAGAACGCGCGCCAGTTTCGCGTGATGGTCGCGCGCGGCATGACGCCGCTGCAGGCGATTCAGTCCGCGACTTCGGTGGCTGCGCGCGCGATGGGCTGGGAGGATCGCGTGGGTGCGCTCGCGCCGGGGCGCTTCGGCGACGTAATCGCGCTGCGCGGCGATCCGCTGAGCGACATCACGCGGCTCGAGCGCCTTGAGGTCGTCGTGCAGGGCGGCATCGTGAAGCGCGCACCCGCGCGCTGA